Proteins encoded by one window of Manis pentadactyla isolate mManPen7 chromosome X, mManPen7.hap1, whole genome shotgun sequence:
- the DUSP21 gene encoding LOW QUALITY PROTEIN: dual specificity protein phosphatase 21 (The sequence of the model RefSeq protein was modified relative to this genomic sequence to represent the inferred CDS: inserted 1 base in 1 codon), which translates to MTTPAGPLPAQAVPQPTVHGLSQITRSLYISNGVVANSQLMLSLNRIITIINVSLEVANTFYEDIQYVRVPVAHTPSSNLCDIFDPIADHIHSVEMKQGHTLLHCAMGVSRSVTLCLAYLMKYHSMSLLDTHNWTKSCRPIIXPNNGFWAQLINYEYKLFEKNTVQMISSPRGVIRDIYDKEVCLMMPM; encoded by the exons ATGACAACACCAGCGGGTCCCCTTCCAGCTCAGGCTGTTCCACAGCCAACGGTCCATGGCCTCTCCCAAATAACCAGGAGCCTGTACATCAGTAATGGTGTGGTTGCCAATAGCCAACTCATGTTATCCCTCAACCGTATCATTACCATCATAAACGTCTCATTGGAGGTGGCCAACACATTCTACGAAGATATTCAATATGTACGGGTACCGGTGGCTCACACTCCTAGCTCAAACCTCTGTGACATTTTTGACCCAATCGCTGATCACATCCATAGTGTGGAAATGAAGCAGGGCCACACACTGCTGCACTGTGCCATGGGTGTCAGCCGCTCCGTTACTCTCTGCCTTGCTTACCTCATGAAGTACCATTCCATGTCTCTGCTGGATACCCACAACTGGACCAAGTCGTGCCGCCCGATCA CACCCAACAACGGCTTCTGGGCACAGCTTATTAATTACGAATACAAATTGTTCGAAAAGAACACCGTGCAAATGATCAGCTCCCCTAGGGGTGTGATTCGTGATATCTACGATAAAGAGGTCTGTTTGATGATGCCGATGTGA